A genomic region of Raphanus sativus cultivar WK10039 chromosome 6, ASM80110v3, whole genome shotgun sequence contains the following coding sequences:
- the LOC108809583 gene encoding uncharacterized protein LOC108809583 — translation MGGCASRPKESDMNNEGSVPKPVSEDVVAKEINTEETGEKQNQTETTETTPEETKETSEVEPTKETAPTAEAEVAAAVEESSSAGEVAAATEKVENVVAATENVEEVAAKEAEAEPVKEEKEVVVTV, via the exons atgggTGGCTGTGCGAGTAGACCCAAGGAGTCAGACATGAACAACGAAGGCTCTGTTCCTAAGCCTGTGTCTGAAGACGTAGTAGCCAAG GAGATCAACACAGAAGAAACCGGTGAGAAGCAGAACCAGACGGAGACCACTGAAACAACTCCTGAGGAAACTAAGGAGACATCTGAGGTCGAACCGACCAAGGAAACAGCTCCTACTGCTGAAGCAGAGGTTGCAGCAGCCGTGGAAGAGTCATCTTCTGCTGGTGAGGTTGCAGCAGCAACTGAGAAAGTTGAGAACGTCGTGGCTGCAACAGAAAACGTTGAGGAGGTTGCGGCGAAAGAGGCTGAGGCCGAACCAGtgaaggaagagaaagaagttGTTGTCACCGTTTGA
- the LOC108808490 gene encoding uncharacterized protein LOC108808490, whose translation MFFSSDDAANKLIEDTFDEHVDNFIDQQVDNFIDQQINKPKRRAYIERHREQGHEDLCNDYFSENPTYPPEMFRRRFRMTKPLFLSIVDRLSNEVPYFRQRRNAHGRYGLSALQKCTAAICMLAYGQSGDTYDEYLRLGESTALLCLEKFNEAIIQLFGDEYLRKPTPADLQRLLDIGEVRGFPGMIGSIDCMHWEWKNCPRSWRGQYARGHGKPTIVLEAVASQDLWIWHAFFGLPGTLNDINVLDRSQVFSDIIQGRAPKVNFTVNGHNYRMAYYLTDGIYPKWSTFIQSIPLPQGLKAELFAEKQESARKDVERAFGVLQSRFAIVKNPALLWDKEKIGKIMRTCVILHNMIVENERNTYILSDTSEFDSGESSRSSQVEISQPTDSPSNFVNRHGIQAQIRDQQKHDRLKIYGTNLVI comes from the coding sequence ATGTTTTTCTCATCAGATGATGCAGCAAATAAACTAATTGAAGATACGTTTGACGAACATGTTGATAATTTTATCGACCAACAAGTTGATAATTTCATCGACCAACAAATTAACAAGCCGAAGAGACGAGCTTATATCGAAAGACATAGGGAGCAAGGCCACGAAGACCTTTGCAATGACTATTTCAGTGAAAATCCTACATACCCACCAGAAATGTTTAGGCGGCGTTTTCGAATGACGAAGCCATTGTTCCTTTCCATTGTCGATCGCCTGAGTAATGAAGTTCCATACTTTCGTCAAAGACGAAATGCTCACGGAAGGTACGGCCTATCTGCACTTCAAAAGTGTACTGCAGCTATATGTATGCTAGCATATGGTCAATCGGGAGATACGTATGACgaatatctccgacttggtgagaGTACCGCACTTTTATGTTTGGAGAAGTTCAACGAAGCGATAATACAATTGTTTGGAGATGAGTATCTACGAAAACCTACACCAGCTGATCTTCAACGATTACTCGATATCGGAGAGGTACGCGGATTTCCGGGAATGATAGGcagcatcgactgtatgcattgggagtggaaaaacTGCCCAAGGTCTTGGAGAGGGCAGTACGCACGAGGTCACGGAAAGCCGACCATTGTCTTAGAGGCTGTGGCATCACAggatctttggatatggcacgcaTTTTTCGGTTTACCAGGTACCCTAAACGATATTAATGTTCTCGATCGGTCACAAGTTTTTTCTGACATTATACAAGGTCGAGCTCCTAAAGTTAATTTCACGGTCAACGGCCACAATTATCGTATGGCGTACTACCTTACAGACGGAATCTATCCGaaatggtcaacatttatcCAATCCATTCCACTACCTCAAGGTCTTAAAGCTGAGCTTTTTGCTGAAAAACAAGAATCCGCCAGAAAAGATGTCGAACGTGCTTTCGGAGTTCTGCAATCGAGGTTTGCAATAGTAAAAAATCCTGCTCTACTATGGGACAAGGAAAAGATTGGAAAGATTATGAGAACTTGTGTCATACTACACAATATGATAGTAGAGAACGAACGAAACACATATATTCTGTCTGATACATCTGAGTTCGACTCGGGAGAGTCAAGCAGGAGTTCACAGGTGGAAATCTCGCAACCTACGGACTCTCCTTCCAACTTCGTTAATAGGCATGGCATTCAAGCTCAAATTCGGGATCAACAAAAACATGATCgtttgaaaatatatggcaCAAATTTGGTAATCTAG
- the LOC108806283 gene encoding chloroplastic import inner membrane translocase subunit HP30-1: MGLGGGEGGEERRSGGEKMMMAMSSLFSDQQQNPIQQIQVKFKEVEVGVKTWLSKQSIPVEAAVVATMSGVQGAFIGGLMGTLSPEMPQTSNDPQAMASMKQAQALVGGPWVQARNFAAITGVNAGIACVMKRVRGKEDLESAVVAALGSGFAYSLVSQGLQGQPVNAITTAAGFAVFQGIFFKLGERFSKPSPEDPFYTRSRSMLLKLGLQKYEKNFKKGLLTDPTLPLLTDSALRDVSIPPGPRLLILDHIQRDPEIKGKRGK; encoded by the exons atgggaTTAGGCGGCGGAGAAGGTGGTGAGGAGAGGAGAAGCGGGGgagagaagatgatgatggcGATGTCGAGCTTGTTCAGCGACCAGCAGCAGAATCCAATCCAGCAGATACAAGTGAAGTTCAAGGAGGTAGAAGTGGGTGTCAAGACGTGGCTGTCGAAGCAATCGATACCGGTGGAAGCAGCCGTGGTAGCAACCATGAGCGGTGTGCAGGGAGCTTTCATCGGAGGACTCATGGGAACACTCTCCCCCGAGATGCCTCAGACCAGCAACGACCCTCAAGCCATGGCGTCGATGAAGCAAGCTCAGGCTCTTGTGGGTGGGCCATGGGTCCAGGCTCGGAACTTTGCTGCCATTACTGGTGTTAACGCTGGAATTGCGTGTGTTATGAAACGGGTTAGAGGCAAAGAGGATCTTGAATCTGC CGTGGTGGCAGCATTAGGATCTGGATTTGCCTACTCTTTGGTGAGCCAAGGCTTGCAAGGACAGCCTGTTAACGCAATCACCACTGCTGCTGGTTTCGCTGTCTTCCAAGGAATCTTTTTCAAG TTGGGAGAAAGATTCTCTAAACCGAGTCCTGAAGACCCGTTTTACACACGATCTAGATCCATGCTGTTGAAGCTAGGTCTACAGAAGTACGAGAAGAACTTCAAGAAAGGACTTCTAACTGATCCCACCTTGCCATTACTCACCGATAG TGCGCTAAGAGATGTGAGCATCCCACCAGGGCCAAGGCTTCTGATACTAGACCATATCCAGAG GGACCCTGAGATAAAGGGCAAACGAGGAAAGTAG
- the LOC108812950 gene encoding ubiquitin carboxyl-terminal hydrolase 26 — protein MRPNTRNKNKRQRPSDAADSYSQILRKIHEANDVTEEDVNQLFMISKPLCQGCRVNTRDNPNCFCGLVPPPNGSRKSGLWQKTSEIIQALGPDLSSELRASDSTPAGLTNLGATCYANSILQCLYMNTAFREGVFSVEVDVLRQYPVLDQIARLFAQLYASKKSFVDSDAFVKTLELDNGIQQDIHEFSTLLLSLLERCLRHSGVCKAKTIVQDLFRGSVSHVTTCSKCGRESEASSKVEDFYALELNVKGLKSLDDSLNDYLSLEHLNGDNQYFCGSCDARVDATRCIKLRTLPPVITFQLKRCVFLPKTTAKKKITSSFSFPQVLDMGSRLAESSENELTYELSAVLIHKGSAVNSGHYVAHIKDEKTGLWWKFDDEQVSELGTHPFDEGSSSTTQSESNGAASSRNTKDVNQSGSSSIKSEVFSSSDAYMLMYSLRCGKKESQGGQRENPIDIANGEVASVQQPEGCYLPSHLDTWINDLNATFLEACKQFDLTKESQLKTLTERRQEVRTILSEAAVQSLEEQYFWISTEWLRLWADTISPPALDNTPLLCSHGKVLASKVTCMKRISELAWTKLESKFNGGPKIGKGDYCRECLMDGARLVVSSDSYRDRRTFMKSIAIDVLSGKCEDGNYYVSKSWLQQWVKRKNIDAPSEADAEPTNAITCSHGELMPEQAPGAKRILVPENLWSFLVEDALKVTPEDTSGCQCFTLDSIQCSHCTSELSEVAGVEDALRTIKAKQRQNHDKLATGKGIALTPQSRYFLLPSPWLVQWRSYINMTGKNSSSVPEPELLDGVINTLKCQKHTRLLERLPELVYRRGSLFQKSPSTDKLTIIPEDDWKYFCEEWGGIVEKGVSALIEDGSNTNRSASSQDVIDLDQDSSPDVNMEIDNQQLIIRTSPEVCEECIGERESCELMQKLTYSEGDVYVLLVRGKEAPKSMLNASDSSFEVDRRTSKRSRRTNYGKHTSLKVSATTTVYQLKMMIWQLLGVMKENQELHKGTQVIDQESATLADMNIFPGDKLWVRDTEMHEHRDIADELCDTNSGPQDIEEGFRGTLLTGDITFEAC, from the exons ATGAGACCTAACACCAGGAACAAGAACAAACGGCAGAGACCATCAGACGCTGCTGATTCCTATTCTCAAATCCTCCG AAAGATACACGAAGCTAATGATGTAACTGAAGAAGACGTGAACCAGCTTTTCATGATATCAAAGCCACTTTGTCAAGGCTGTCGTGTCAACACCCGTGACAACCCCAACTGTTTCTGCGGCCTTGTTCCCCCGCCTAACGGGAGCCGTAAATCCGGTCTCTGGCAGAAGACTTCCGAGATCATCCAGGCTCTTGGCCCCGATCTCTCCTCCGAGCTTCGTGCCTCCGACTCCACCCCCGCTGGTCTGACCAATCTCGGAGCTACTTGCTATGCTAATAGCATACTCCAGTGTCTGTACATGAACACTGCCTTCCGGGAAGGTGTTTTCTCTGTGGAGGTTGATGTGTTGAGACAGTATCCGGTCTTGGATCAGATCGCTAGGCTTTTCGCGCAGCTGTATGCTAGCAAAAAGTCTTTTGTTGATTCCGATGCTTTTGTGAAGACACTGGAGTTGGATAATGGGATTCAGCAGGATATACATGAGTTCTCCACTTTGCTTCTCTCCTTGCTTGAGCGTTGCTTGCGCCATTCTGGAGTTTGCAAGGCTAAAACGATTGTGCAGGATCTCTTCCGTGGTAGTGTCTCCCATGTTACCAC GTGCTCAAAATGTGGGAGGGAGTCGGAAGCTTCTTCAAAGGTCGAAGATTTTTATGCCCTTGAGTTAAATGTCAAGGGCCTCAAAAGTTTGGATGATAGTTTGAATGATTACCTTAGCTTGGAGCATCTCAATGGGGATAATCAGTATTTTTGTGGCAGCTGCGATGCCAGAGTAGATGCCACACGCTGCATTAAGCTCCGCACACTACCTCCTGTTATCACTTTCCAGCTCAAACGATGTGTTTTCCTCCCTAAG ACTACGGCTAAGAAGAAAATTACGTCATCGTTTTCCTTTCCTCAAGTGCTGGATATGGGATCGAGATTGGCAGAGTCTTCTGAGAATGAGTTGACATACGAACTCTCTGCTGTGTTAATCCACAAAGGAAGCGCTGTGAACAGTGGACATTACGTCGCTCACATAAAAGATGAAAAGACTGGCTTGTGGTGGAAATTTGACGATGAGCAAGTGTCTGAACTGGGTACACATCCATTCGATGAAGGCTCTTCTTCAACTACACAGTCCGAGAGTAATGGTGCCGCTAGTAGTAGGAACACCAAAGATGTCAATCAATCAGGTTCTTCTTCTATTAAGTCAGAGGTTTTCTCATCCAGTGATGCTTATATGCTGATGTATAGTCTTAGATGCGGTAAAAAGGAAAGTCAGGGAGGACAGAGAGAGAATCCTATTGACATAGCCAACGGAGAAGTTGCTAGTGTTCAACAGCCGGAAGGTTGTTATCTTCCGTCACATCTCGATACATGGATCAATGACCTGAACGCAACATTCCTTGAGGCCTGCAAGCAATTTGATTTAACAAAGGAAAGTCAATTGAAAACTTTGACTGAAAGGAGGCAAGAAGTACGGACTATACTTTCAGAAGCTGCTGTTCAGTCACTTGAAGAACAATACTTTTGGATCTCCACAGAATGGCTTCGTCTATGGGCTGATACCATTTCGCCCCC CGCTTTGGACAACACCCCGTTACTTTGTTCCCATGGGAAAGTTCTTGCCTCAAAAGTTACTTGCATGAAGCGTATATCTGAACTTGCATGGACTAAGTTAGAATCAAAG TTCAATGGTGGACCAAAAATAGGGAAAGGGGACTACTGCAGGGAATGCCTTATGGATGGTGCTCGCTTGGTTGTCTCTTCAGACAGTTATAGGGATCGAAGAACATTCATGAAAAGCATAGCAATCGATGTTCTTTCGGGAAAGTGTGAGGACGGAAATTATTACGTCTCTAAATCATG GTTGCAGCAATGggtgaaaaggaaaaatattgATGCTCCCAGTGAAGCAGATGCAGAGCCTACAAATGCAATCACGTGTAGTCATGGAGAGCTGATGCCTGAGCAAGCGCCAGGGGCCAAACGAATTCTAGTTCCAGAAAACCTCTGGTCTTTCCTTGTTGAAGATGCTTTAAAAGTGACACCAGAAGATACTTCGGGTTGTCAATGTTTCACTCTGGACTCCATCCAGTGTTCTCATTGCACATCCGAACTTTCTGAGGTTGCAGGCGTCGAGGATGCACTAAG AACAATAAAGGCCAAGCAGCGCCAAAATCACGATAAGTTAGCCACGGGAAAGGGTATAGCATTAACGCCACAAAGCCGATATTTCTTGTTGCCATCTCCATGGCTAGTGCAGTGGAGAAGCTATATTAACATGACTGGAAAAAATAGTTCCTCAGTACCAGAGCCTGAACTTCTTGATGGAGTCATTAATACTCTCAAATGCCAGAAG CATACTCGACTCCTTGAAAGGCTCCCTGAACTTGTCTACAGACGTGGCTCGTTATTTCAAAAAAGTCCATCT ACGGATAAGCTGACAATCATCCCTGAGGACGACTGGAAGTATTTCTGTGAGGAGTGGGGAGGGATCGTGGAGAAAGGGGTCTCTGCTCTTATTGAGGATGGTAGTAATACAAATCGAAGTGCATCATCCCAGGACGTTATTGACCTTGATCAGGATTCTTCTCCTGATGTTAATATGGAGATTGATAATCAGCAGCTTATTATAAGGACATCCCCAGAG GTTTGTGAGGAATGCATAGGAGAGAGGGAGAGCTGTGAGTTGATGCAGAAGCTCACTTATTCTGAAGGAGATGTATATGTCCTCCTGGTGCGCGGAAAGGAAGCTCCAAAGTCAATGTTAAATGCATCTGACTCGAGCTTTGAGGTGGACCGTCGTACTTCAAAGCGTTCTCGGAGAACTAACTATGGGAAGCATACCAGCCTGAAAGTTTCTGCAACGACCACTGTCTACCAGCTAAAGATGATGATATGGCAACTACTTGGG GTGATGAAGGAGAACCAAGAACTTCACAAAGGCACACAAGTGATTGATCAGGAATCTGCAACCCTTGCAGACATGAACATATTCCCTGGCGACAAGCTTTGGGTGAGAGATACCGAGATGCATGAACACCGCGATATTGCTG ATGAGCTCTGCGATACAAATTCAGGGCCTCAAGATATAGAGGAAGGTTTTCGCGGCACACTTTTGACTGGAGATATCACTTTTGAAGCCTGCTAG
- the LOC130495824 gene encoding glutathione S-transferase T3-like: MEHFPQNPQTSPVNQRRKWSTKKDVVLISAWLNTSKDAIVGTDQKAGAFWKRIVDYVNASPQLSGGVPREWSQCKQRWGRINEQVCKFVGCYEAAVREQASGQNENDVMKAAHDIFFNDIGIKFTLEHCWRELRFYQKWKSLGVPKEGSKEKRKEAAEVVAEEEGAEVRPPGVKACKAAKRKRQGYDEIHAMLAVKKEIQQQKLLERLLAKDPTHLTASEITLMEKLISEMI, from the coding sequence ATGGAACATTTTCCCCAAAACCCCCAAACCTCTCCCGTTAATCAAAGACGCAAGTGGTCAACCAAAAAAGACGTTGTGCTCATCAGTGCTTGGTTGAACACCAGCAAGGATGCAATCGTCGGTACTGACCAGAAGGCTGGAGCTTTTTGGAAGAGAATTGTGGACTACGTGAACGCCAGCCCTCAGCTCAGTGGCGGCGTCCCTAGAGAGTGGAGTCAGTGTAAGCAGAGGTGGGGAAGAATCAATGAGCAGGTGTGCAAGTTTGTGGGCTGTTATGAAGCAGCAGTGAGGGAGCAAGCGAGTGGCCAAAACGAGAATGATGTCATGAAGGCTGCCCATGACATCTTCTTCAATGACATTGGCATCAAGTTCACACTTGAACATTGTTGGAGGGAACTTCGGTTCTATCAGAAATGGAAATCACTTGGTGTTCCCAAAGAAGGTTCCAAGGAGAAAAGGAAGGAAGCTGCGGAGGTGGTGGCTGAGGAGGAAGGTGCGGAGGTTCGGCCTCCTGGTGTCAAGGCTTGCAAAGCAGCCAAACGCAAGAGGCAAGGTTATGATGAGATACATGCCATGCTTGCTGTGAAGAAGGAGATACAGCAACAGAAACTGCTAGAGCGTCTCCTTGCCAAAGACCCTACCCATCTAACTGCAAGCGAAATCACCCTCATGGAGAAACTCATTTCTGAAATGATTTGA
- the LOC108809079 gene encoding protein RESPONSE TO LOW SULFUR 3 yields the protein MGKGGAYATVAADEMEKLRRRNGELEREMEEMKKEMIQLWRRTVVAEEAEERLCSQLAELEVESLDQAREYESRIHFLVDQISRLSSSSLEVVVMNS from the coding sequence atgggaaAAGGAGGAGCTTACGCGACGGTGGCGGCGGACGAGATGGAAAAGCTAAGGAGGAGGAACGGAGAATTGGAGAGAGAAATGGAGGAGATGAAGAAAGAGATGATTCAGCTGTGGAGGAGAACAGTGGTGGCGGAAGAGGCGGAGGAGAGACTCTGCTCGCAGCTGGCGGAGCTGGAGGTGGAGTCTCTAGATCAGGCGCGTGAGTATGAGTCTCGTATACATTTTCTCGTGGATCAAATCTCTCgtctctcttcctcctctctcGAAGTCGTTGTTATGAATTCATAG